A region from the Salidesulfovibrio onnuriiensis genome encodes:
- a CDS encoding PSP1 domain-containing protein, with protein MSQILGVKFNDYSQVYYFSSGPFVVREGQHVIVKTDQGMGLGKVVMIRQAPLEGEETEDHKPIYRLANDEDMEAVAENDALSRDAHKFCRECIIKHELGMKLVDVEVFFDRSKMIFYFTAPGRIDFRELIKDLVKEYRTRIELRQIGVRHETQMLGAIGNCGQLCCCRRFMRKFVPVTIKMAKEQNLFLNPTKISGICGRLLCCLSFEQDSYEEFHRECPKIGKKYTTSYGRAKVLRSNFFKKTLSLFFEGGEEREISLDEWKDIVNKAPGEGLEELSGAEPPSPRPRREQPRRDRSQGGSSSRPDRKAASCPEDNEGEAPRAESAESGVDSGEDKSPRKGGTEGRGARSSRKPSSRKPQQKRSKPAEDQGKDEEKSKRPRRRRRRRPPKAK; from the coding sequence ATGAGCCAGATTCTTGGTGTCAAATTTAACGATTACAGCCAGGTCTACTATTTTTCCTCGGGACCGTTCGTTGTCCGGGAAGGCCAGCATGTGATCGTCAAGACCGACCAGGGCATGGGGCTAGGCAAGGTGGTCATGATCCGGCAGGCGCCGCTGGAAGGCGAGGAAACCGAGGACCATAAACCCATATACCGGCTGGCCAATGACGAGGACATGGAAGCCGTTGCGGAAAACGACGCGCTTTCCAGGGATGCCCACAAGTTTTGCCGCGAATGCATAATCAAGCATGAACTGGGTATGAAGCTTGTCGATGTCGAAGTTTTTTTCGACCGCAGCAAGATGATTTTCTATTTCACGGCTCCGGGGCGGATCGATTTCCGCGAACTGATCAAGGATTTGGTCAAGGAATACCGGACCCGCATCGAATTGCGCCAGATCGGCGTGCGCCATGAGACGCAGATGCTCGGGGCCATCGGCAATTGCGGCCAGTTGTGCTGCTGCCGCAGATTCATGCGCAAGTTTGTTCCCGTAACCATCAAGATGGCCAAGGAACAGAATCTTTTTCTCAACCCCACAAAGATATCCGGCATTTGCGGCAGGCTGCTCTGTTGCCTGAGCTTTGAGCAGGACTCCTACGAGGAATTCCATCGCGAGTGTCCGAAGATCGGGAAGAAGTACACGACCTCCTATGGCCGGGCCAAGGTGCTGCGTTCCAATTTCTTCAAGAAGACGCTGAGCCTGTTCTTTGAGGGGGGCGAGGAACGCGAGATCTCCCTTGACGAATGGAAGGATATTGTCAACAAGGCACCGGGCGAGGGCTTGGAGGAATTGAGCGGCGCAGAGCCGCCGTCTCCACGGCCGCGCAGGGAACAGCCGAGGCGCGATCGTTCGCAGGGAGGTTCTTCCTCACGGCCTGACCGGAAGGCGGCCTCCTGTCCGGAGGATAACGAAGGCGAAGCCCCCCGTGCGGAAAGCGCGGAGTCCGGCGTTGATTCCGGGGAGGACAAGTCTCCCAGGAAAGGCGGAACCGAGGGCCGCGGAGCTCGTTCCTCGCGCAAGCCGAGTTCCCGCAAGCCGCAGCAGAAACGGAGCAAGCCTGCGGAGGACCAGGGCAAGGACGAAGAAAAGTCCAAGCGCCCGCGCCGCCGTCGCCGCAGACGTCCCCCAAAAGCCAAATAG
- a CDS encoding YbgA family protein, with translation MSDSIKLGISACLLGQEVRYNGGHQLDRYLADTVGAFVEYVPVCPEVGAGMGIPREPVRLVGDVRNPRIVGRKSGEDWTGRMRAWAEKELDRLEQLNLCGFVFKAKSPSSGMARVKVYPPEGGQPRYDGRGFFAGMFQDRFPLLPVEDDGRLHDAGLRENFLTRIFTMKRWRDMVGEKRTTGALVDFHTRHKLLLMACSVEAYRRLGKLVAHAREMEQDALFKSYLEQLLSALKLRTTVKKNVNVLQHILGYFKKDLGADEKRECLELIDAYHKELVPLIVPVTLLNHHVRKYGKDYLAKQVYLHPHPLELRLRNHV, from the coding sequence ATGTCCGATTCCATCAAGCTCGGCATCAGCGCCTGCCTGCTCGGCCAGGAGGTTCGTTACAACGGCGGCCATCAACTGGACAGGTATCTCGCCGACACCGTGGGTGCGTTCGTGGAATACGTGCCGGTGTGCCCCGAGGTGGGCGCGGGCATGGGGATTCCCCGCGAGCCGGTACGGCTTGTGGGCGATGTACGAAATCCGCGTATCGTGGGCAGGAAATCCGGAGAGGACTGGACCGGACGCATGCGCGCCTGGGCGGAAAAGGAACTCGACCGGCTGGAGCAGCTGAACCTGTGCGGTTTTGTTTTCAAGGCAAAGTCCCCTTCCAGCGGCATGGCCCGGGTCAAGGTCTACCCTCCCGAGGGAGGCCAACCGCGCTACGACGGCCGAGGCTTCTTCGCGGGCATGTTCCAGGACCGTTTCCCCCTGCTGCCAGTGGAGGACGACGGACGGCTCCACGACGCAGGCCTGCGGGAAAACTTCCTCACCCGCATCTTCACCATGAAACGATGGCGGGACATGGTCGGGGAAAAGCGCACCACGGGCGCGCTAGTGGACTTCCACACCCGGCACAAGCTCCTGCTCATGGCCTGCAGTGTGGAGGCATACCGCAGGTTGGGCAAACTGGTGGCCCATGCCAGGGAAATGGAGCAAGACGCACTGTTCAAGTCCTATCTGGAACAACTGCTCTCCGCCCTGAAACTCAGGACCACCGTCAAGAAAAACGTCAATGTGCTCCAACACATCCTCGGCTATTTCAAGAAGGATCTCGGTGCCGATGAAAAAAGGGAATGCCTGGAACTCATCGACGCCTACCACAAGGAATTGGTGCCCCTCATCGTGCCCGTGACGCTCCTGAACCACCACGTGCGCAAGTACGGAAAGGACTACCTGGCAAAGCAGGTCTATCTGCACCCGCATCCGCTGGAGCTCAGACTCCGCAACCACGTCTAG
- the metG gene encoding methionine--tRNA ligase, with protein sequence MDSFYITTPIYYVNAKPHLGHAYTTIVADSLSRFHKLMGRESYFLTGTDEHGDKIVKAAEANGQTPQEYTDSISALFRNLWPDLQCEHDDFIRTTEPRHVKVVQEILQKVYDKGDIYFGEYGGHYCYGCERFYTEKELVDGKCPDHLTEPEYISEKNYFFKMGKYQDWLRKHIQDNPDFIRPEQYRNEVMSLLESGALEDLCISRPKSRLTWGIELPFDKDYVTYVWFDALINYISALGFPDGDKYKQYWPVANHMVAKDILKPHAIFWPTMLKAADIEPYQHLNVHGYWLIKDTKMSKSLGNVVEPLKMKDTYGLSAFRYFLLREMSFGQDSSFSEEALVGRLNADLANDLGNLFNRTLSMTHKYFGGVVPRPEDEEIEDVEIKKLGQQAMHTYQDEFTQLRFPRALEGLWELVRGLNKYIDTTAPWTLFKEKDMSRLSTVIYVLLENMRKIAVHLWPVMPEASERMLEQLGIQFDPRKFVLSKEPEVWGLLESGHEVAKTSNLFPRVDLPEPKTPAETAKKEAAKSAKGAKSEKKAEAAFIEFEDFQKLDLRVGTVVSVEPHPDADRLLLVKVDLGEDEPRQVVAGLAEFFKPEDLEGRQVTVVANLKPRKLRKQVSQGMILAVKTEEGMELLTSTGAVPNGSKAS encoded by the coding sequence TTGGATAGTTTTTATATCACCACGCCCATCTATTACGTGAACGCAAAGCCCCATCTGGGGCATGCCTACACCACCATTGTCGCCGATTCCTTGAGCCGGTTCCACAAGTTGATGGGCAGGGAATCCTACTTTTTGACCGGTACGGACGAACATGGCGACAAGATCGTCAAGGCAGCGGAGGCCAATGGGCAGACTCCCCAGGAATACACCGACTCCATCAGCGCCCTGTTCCGCAACCTGTGGCCCGACCTGCAGTGCGAGCACGACGACTTCATCCGTACCACCGAGCCGCGCCATGTGAAGGTCGTGCAGGAAATCCTGCAAAAGGTCTATGACAAGGGCGATATCTATTTCGGCGAGTATGGCGGGCATTACTGTTACGGCTGCGAGCGGTTCTACACGGAAAAGGAACTGGTGGACGGCAAGTGTCCGGATCATCTCACCGAGCCCGAGTACATTTCCGAAAAGAACTATTTCTTCAAGATGGGCAAGTATCAGGACTGGCTCCGGAAACACATTCAGGACAATCCCGATTTCATCCGCCCCGAGCAGTACCGGAACGAGGTGATGAGTCTGCTGGAATCCGGCGCTCTTGAAGACCTGTGCATTTCCCGCCCCAAATCGCGCTTGACCTGGGGGATCGAGCTTCCCTTTGACAAGGATTACGTCACCTACGTCTGGTTCGATGCGCTCATCAACTACATCTCGGCCTTGGGGTTCCCCGACGGGGACAAGTACAAGCAGTACTGGCCGGTGGCCAACCACATGGTTGCCAAGGACATTCTCAAGCCACACGCCATATTCTGGCCCACCATGCTCAAGGCCGCGGACATCGAGCCCTACCAGCACCTCAACGTGCACGGGTACTGGCTCATCAAGGACACCAAGATGTCCAAGTCCCTGGGGAACGTGGTGGAGCCCCTCAAGATGAAGGATACCTACGGCCTCAGCGCCTTTCGGTATTTCTTGCTGCGCGAGATGTCCTTCGGGCAGGATTCCAGCTTTTCGGAAGAGGCCCTGGTGGGCAGGCTCAACGCCGACCTTGCGAACGACCTGGGCAACCTGTTCAACCGCACCCTGTCCATGACCCACAAGTATTTCGGCGGCGTGGTCCCCAGGCCCGAGGACGAGGAGATCGAGGACGTCGAGATCAAGAAGCTTGGTCAGCAGGCCATGCATACCTATCAGGACGAGTTCACCCAGCTGCGTTTCCCACGCGCCCTGGAAGGGCTGTGGGAACTGGTACGCGGCCTGAACAAGTATATCGACACCACCGCGCCCTGGACCCTGTTCAAGGAAAAGGACATGAGCCGTTTGAGCACGGTCATCTACGTGCTGCTGGAGAACATGCGCAAGATTGCCGTGCACCTCTGGCCGGTCATGCCCGAGGCCAGCGAACGCATGCTTGAGCAGCTCGGCATCCAGTTCGATCCGCGCAAGTTCGTGCTTTCCAAGGAACCCGAGGTTTGGGGGCTGCTCGAATCCGGGCACGAAGTCGCCAAGACTTCCAACCTGTTCCCGCGCGTGGACCTGCCCGAACCCAAGACTCCGGCCGAAACGGCCAAGAAAGAGGCCGCAAAGAGCGCCAAGGGTGCAAAGTCGGAAAAGAAAGCGGAGGCCGCTTTCATTGAGTTCGAGGATTTCCAGAAGCTGGACCTGCGCGTAGGCACCGTGGTTTCGGTCGAGCCGCATCCGGATGCGGACAGGCTGTTGCTGGTCAAGGTGGACCTGGGCGAGGATGAACCCCGTCAGGTGGTCGCCGGGCTGGCCGAGTTCTTCAAACCCGAGGACCTGGAAGGACGGCAGGTGACAGTGGTTGCCAACCTCAAGCCGCGTAAGCTTCGCAAGCAGGTTTCCCAGGGCATGATCCTGGCGGTCAAGACCGAGGAAGGCATGGAACTGCTTACCTCCACCGGAGCAGTGCCCAACGGTTCCAAGGCCAGCTAG
- a CDS encoding response regulator, producing MKALIVDDDFYSRNMIHEILRPYASCDIAVNGEEAIYAFREAMDRGEPYDLVCLDLVMPEVDGQDALKEIRAIEKEFEVHPEKEAKVIVTTMLDDKKETHDAFFLGGATSYLVKPIDETKLLSEVKSVGLIN from the coding sequence ATGAAAGCCTTGATCGTTGATGACGATTTCTATAGCCGCAACATGATTCACGAAATATTGCGTCCGTATGCGTCTTGCGACATTGCCGTCAATGGCGAGGAGGCCATTTACGCCTTTCGTGAAGCCATGGACAGGGGAGAGCCCTATGACCTCGTCTGCCTGGATCTCGTGATGCCCGAGGTGGACGGCCAGGATGCCCTCAAGGAAATTCGCGCCATTGAAAAAGAGTTCGAGGTCCATCCCGAGAAGGAAGCCAAGGTCATCGTCACCACCATGCTGGACGACAAAAAGGAAACCCACGATGCCTTTTTCTTGGGCGGGGCAACTTCCTATCTGGTTAAGCCCATTGATGAGACCAAGCTGCTGAGCGAAGTGAAGAGCGTCGGGCTCATCAATTGA
- a CDS encoding FeoA family protein, whose amino-acid sequence MTPKPLNCFCKGSTVRVLDIEGGCTARARLLALGLTPGCPVELMSDGCGPLKIKVRDSEVVLGQGLCDKVLVCESCGSPICPQKDCEEKAKAS is encoded by the coding sequence ATGACACCAAAACCACTGAACTGTTTTTGCAAGGGTTCCACAGTACGGGTCCTGGATATCGAAGGCGGCTGCACCGCAAGGGCGCGCCTTCTGGCCTTGGGCCTGACCCCGGGCTGCCCGGTGGAACTCATGTCCGACGGCTGCGGACCGCTGAAGATCAAGGTACGCGACTCCGAGGTCGTGCTCGGCCAGGGTCTTTGCGACAAGGTGCTGGTCTGCGAATCCTGCGGCAGCCCCATCTGCCCCCAGAAGGACTGCGAGGAAAAAGCCAAGGCCAGCTAG
- a CDS encoding transporter substrate-binding domain-containing protein: MRTILCVLVLCLFLPALASASDLPDLKGHTVVAVTGNDYKPLNFVDPATGESVGWEYDAVNEICRRLNCKVDWQVSSWETMIAAVRNGQFDVGMDGITINEERSQQVDFSRPYMVSQQFMLVRADEDRFSSPEEFRANKDLLIGAQAGTTNFYVAVYNVLDGKEDNPRIKLFETFGASAQALMAGDVDMVLMDASTSEGYIKHFSGRLKNVGGPLGTEKFGFIFTPGSDLVAPFNAAIDSMEADGTLDKLTNKWFYELNK, encoded by the coding sequence ATGCGTACGATTCTGTGTGTCTTGGTTCTGTGTCTGTTTCTGCCCGCCCTTGCCAGCGCTTCCGACTTGCCGGACCTGAAGGGCCACACTGTGGTGGCCGTCACCGGCAACGACTACAAGCCCTTGAATTTCGTCGATCCCGCGACTGGAGAGAGCGTCGGCTGGGAGTATGATGCGGTCAACGAGATCTGCCGCCGTCTCAACTGCAAGGTGGACTGGCAGGTTTCCTCCTGGGAAACCATGATCGCGGCCGTGCGCAACGGCCAGTTCGACGTGGGCATGGACGGCATCACCATCAACGAGGAACGCTCCCAGCAGGTCGATTTTTCCAGGCCGTACATGGTTTCGCAGCAGTTCATGCTCGTGCGGGCCGACGAGGATCGTTTCTCCTCGCCCGAGGAGTTCCGGGCCAACAAGGATCTGCTGATCGGCGCTCAGGCCGGCACCACCAATTTCTATGTGGCCGTGTACAATGTGCTGGACGGCAAGGAAGACAACCCGCGCATCAAGCTCTTCGAGACCTTCGGCGCTTCTGCCCAGGCGCTCATGGCCGGGGATGTGGATATGGTGCTCATGGACGCCTCCACCAGTGAAGGATACATCAAGCATTTTTCCGGCAGGCTCAAGAACGTGGGCGGCCCGCTTGGAACCGAGAAGTTCGGTTTCATCTTTACGCCCGGCTCCGACCTTGTGGCCCCGTTCAACGCGGCCATCGATTCCATGGAAGCCGACGGCACCTTGGACAAGCTGACCAATAAGTGGTTCTACGAACTCAATAAATAA
- a CDS encoding amino acid ABC transporter permease, whose translation MRNPAASKKGLLHNTPYWLLSLVVIGVVVLWNMTTNDTYSTILSAIAKGVGVTAWVAVIAFAFSMLLGLGMGLMRLSRFRVLREVATFYIELIRGVPMLVILYYIAFVGAPGLVDGLNWLFSPLIESGALAKISVRELNFTWRAIIALTIGYSAFIAEIVRAGIESVPRGQREAARSSGLTRWQCMRHVILPQALRNVLPALGNDFVAMIKDSALVSALGVQDITQLGKVYSSSTFKFFETYNVVAYLYLIMTITLSLLVRQLERRKIR comes from the coding sequence ATGAGAAATCCTGCTGCCAGCAAGAAAGGCCTACTGCACAACACGCCGTACTGGCTGTTGTCCCTTGTGGTCATCGGCGTCGTGGTCCTGTGGAATATGACCACGAACGATACCTATTCCACCATCCTGTCCGCCATTGCCAAGGGTGTCGGCGTCACGGCCTGGGTGGCGGTGATCGCATTCGCCTTTTCCATGCTGCTCGGTCTGGGCATGGGGCTCATGCGTCTTTCCCGCTTCCGGGTTTTGCGCGAGGTTGCCACGTTCTATATCGAACTCATTCGCGGCGTGCCCATGCTGGTCATTCTCTATTACATCGCCTTTGTGGGCGCGCCCGGCCTTGTGGATGGGCTCAACTGGCTTTTTTCTCCGCTCATCGAGTCCGGAGCCTTGGCCAAGATCAGCGTCCGGGAACTCAACTTCACCTGGCGCGCCATCATTGCCCTGACCATCGGGTACAGCGCCTTCATCGCCGAGATCGTGCGCGCGGGGATCGAGTCCGTGCCCCGCGGGCAGCGCGAAGCCGCCCGGTCCTCCGGCCTGACGCGGTGGCAGTGCATGCGGCACGTCATCCTGCCCCAGGCCCTGCGCAACGTCCTGCCAGCACTGGGCAACGACTTCGTGGCCATGATCAAGGATTCGGCCCTGGTCTCGGCCCTGGGCGTCCAGGACATCACCCAGCTGGGCAAGGTCTATTCCTCGTCCACCTTCAAGTTCTTCGAAACCTACAACGTGGTGGCCTACCTTTATTTGATTATGACCATCACGCTTTCCCTGCTCGTTCGCCAGCTGGAGCGCAGAAAAATCCGCTAG
- a CDS encoding MBL fold metallo-hydrolase, which translates to MIVRCWGARGSIGVSGTPFVKYGGDTACIEIRTADDQVVIVDAGTGIRRLGNRLLEEERFRYTILFTHAHWDHIMGFPFFRPIYDSRTNITIYGCPLEQGNMQTLLSHTMSAPHFPVPYEVIKASIKYEQLCDKVFSLGGLQVATIPLSHPNKGVGYRFTEGDRSFVFLTDNELSYRHPGGGTFEDYADFARGADFLIHDGEYMPEEYSERRTWGHSQYLEALELALAAGVQCLGLFHHNQDRPDRDVDRMVAVCREIIAQRGADLECFAVAQDMVVRI; encoded by the coding sequence GTGATTGTACGCTGCTGGGGGGCCCGAGGGTCCATCGGCGTTTCCGGGACGCCGTTCGTCAAGTATGGCGGGGATACCGCCTGCATCGAAATCCGCACTGCGGACGATCAGGTCGTCATCGTGGATGCGGGCACCGGTATTCGTAGGCTCGGGAACCGGCTGCTCGAAGAGGAGCGGTTCCGATATACCATACTGTTCACCCACGCCCACTGGGACCACATCATGGGCTTCCCCTTTTTCCGGCCCATCTACGATTCCCGTACTAATATCACCATTTACGGCTGCCCCCTGGAACAGGGCAACATGCAGACCCTGCTTTCCCACACCATGAGCGCGCCGCATTTCCCGGTGCCCTATGAGGTCATCAAGGCCTCCATCAAGTATGAGCAGCTTTGTGACAAGGTGTTTTCCCTGGGCGGACTTCAGGTTGCCACCATTCCGCTGAGCCATCCCAACAAGGGCGTCGGCTATCGTTTTACCGAAGGGGACAGATCGTTCGTTTTTCTGACCGACAACGAGCTTTCCTACCGGCATCCCGGGGGCGGAACCTTCGAGGATTACGCGGATTTTGCGCGCGGTGCCGATTTTCTTATCCACGACGGGGAATACATGCCCGAGGAATACTCGGAGCGGAGGACATGGGGTCATTCCCAATACCTGGAAGCGTTGGAATTGGCCCTAGCGGCAGGAGTCCAGTGCCTAGGGCTGTTCCATCACAATCAGGACAGGCCGGACCGGGATGTGGACCGCATGGTCGCGGTCTGCAGGGAGATCATAGCCCAACGCGGGGCAGACCTGGAATGCTTTGCCGTGGCCCAGGACATGGTGGTCCGGATATAA
- a CDS encoding B12-binding domain-containing radical SAM protein has protein sequence MRVILIHPPPWQIPAPGQDTGAFTFPPPLAGEELKIVDLDFLSIPYGLLSLSAQAKKAGHKVAVLNMSNFLWDTVEDVIRNNPADVYGITGMTLNRRGMAAVAQCVRKHHPEAHVTVGGPHVTALPRETLEHYPFIDSVAIGEGEMTLLDMLERMEEGRSLEGVPGLMWRDENGFHEGPERERIADLDSLVLPHELYPVDVIMTSRGCPGKCTFCASSTIWKRRLKFISVERVLDMIELAVKKHGLRALAIKDDTFTAAKGRALDICRGIRERGLNFLWSCDTRVDYLDEEILYEMRLAGCQRISVGVESANREILANICKRITPEQVIEATNMARKYGFQIRYYMIVGNRGETLETYRESCEFIEKARPNKSVFCILSAVPGTADWEFLEMGGMKKDIFFDSDVASFEYFAGDLKDRDAIWEDVVGNALRDHWAYGVLDRQRVLQRLPGHHAALVEMAEALYRKGRMDQAVSFLKQGLEAGYPLPGLGMNLLACISASAGDLNAARAHLDNALRDYPFTVVKRNLETLNRAMRQGHSGPLELDPSTDFEITLRIEQPIYPTTESFVA, from the coding sequence ATGCGCGTCATACTCATTCATCCGCCACCGTGGCAGATTCCGGCTCCAGGGCAGGATACGGGTGCCTTCACGTTCCCGCCTCCGCTGGCCGGAGAGGAATTGAAGATTGTGGATCTCGATTTCCTGTCCATTCCCTATGGCCTGCTTTCACTTTCCGCCCAGGCCAAGAAGGCGGGCCACAAGGTGGCCGTGCTGAACATGTCCAATTTCCTGTGGGATACGGTGGAGGACGTCATCAGGAACAACCCCGCGGATGTCTACGGAATCACGGGAATGACGCTCAACCGGCGCGGCATGGCGGCCGTGGCCCAGTGTGTACGCAAGCACCATCCCGAAGCCCATGTGACCGTGGGCGGCCCGCACGTGACAGCGCTTCCCCGGGAAACCCTGGAGCACTACCCGTTCATCGATTCCGTGGCCATCGGTGAAGGGGAGATGACCCTGCTGGACATGCTGGAACGCATGGAGGAAGGGCGTTCCCTGGAGGGCGTTCCCGGCCTCATGTGGCGGGACGAAAACGGTTTTCATGAGGGGCCGGAGCGGGAACGCATCGCGGACCTGGATTCCCTGGTGCTTCCGCACGAGCTGTACCCCGTGGACGTAATCATGACCTCGCGCGGTTGCCCGGGAAAATGCACTTTCTGCGCCAGCAGCACCATCTGGAAACGCCGCCTGAAATTCATATCCGTGGAACGCGTGCTGGACATGATAGAGCTGGCCGTCAAAAAGCACGGGCTGCGCGCCTTGGCCATCAAGGACGACACCTTCACGGCCGCGAAGGGCAGGGCTTTGGATATTTGCCGGGGCATTCGCGAACGCGGGCTCAATTTTCTCTGGAGCTGCGACACCCGCGTGGATTATCTGGACGAGGAAATCCTGTATGAAATGCGGCTGGCCGGTTGCCAGCGCATCAGCGTGGGCGTGGAGTCCGCCAACCGGGAAATCCTGGCCAACATCTGCAAGCGCATCACGCCCGAGCAGGTCATCGAGGCCACAAATATGGCCCGGAAGTACGGTTTTCAGATTCGCTATTACATGATCGTGGGCAACCGGGGCGAGACTCTGGAGACCTATCGGGAGTCGTGTGAATTCATTGAAAAGGCCCGCCCCAACAAATCGGTCTTCTGCATCCTTTCCGCCGTGCCCGGCACCGCGGACTGGGAGTTTTTGGAAATGGGCGGCATGAAAAAGGACATCTTTTTTGACAGCGACGTGGCCAGCTTCGAGTATTTCGCGGGCGACCTGAAGGATCGCGACGCCATCTGGGAGGATGTGGTCGGCAACGCCCTGCGCGACCATTGGGCCTATGGCGTGCTGGACCGGCAGCGCGTGCTGCAGCGTCTTCCCGGGCACCATGCGGCGCTGGTGGAAATGGCCGAGGCCCTGTACCGCAAGGGGCGCATGGATCAGGCCGTGAGTTTTCTCAAGCAGGGGCTTGAGGCCGGATACCCGCTTCCGGGTTTGGGCATGAACCTGCTGGCCTGCATCAGCGCCTCTGCCGGGGATCTGAATGCCGCCCGTGCGCATCTGGATAACGCCCTGCGGGATTATCCGTTCACGGTGGTAAAGCGCAACCTGGAAACCCTGAACCGGGCCATGCGGCAAGGGCACAGCGGCCCCTTGGAGCTTGACCCGAGCACGGATTTCGAGATCACCCTGCGCATCGAGCAGCCCATATATCCCACAACGGAGTCATTCGTGGCCTAG